One Brassica napus cultivar Da-Ae chromosome C2, Da-Ae, whole genome shotgun sequence DNA window includes the following coding sequences:
- the BNAC02G37340D gene encoding uncharacterized protein BNAC02G37340D, whose product MEMKRDLRVEEENMCTSLLTAFVVLSMACLKHFYSVSYLIEQWRSLVFLLLNVVLLAVYFTSTRPVSGETHHNFKTRRGGALRMMRERKSKKAKKTRVVEEPACSVVVEPKEVIKNCIVEETRSVCPEFEETVKDCLLHKDSVDSHDKEDESEPGRLSNEELNERVEAFITTFRQHLVLDARRGRDRKTNQKMRTKDSDISILGREVTCSV is encoded by the coding sequence ATGGAGATGAAGAGAGACCTTAGAGTGGAGGAAGAGAACATGTGTACGTCTTTGTTGACTGCATTCGTTGTTCTCTCGATGGCTTGTCTAAAACATTTCTACTCTGTATCTTATTTGATCGAGCAATGGCGTTCTTTAGTATTTCTTCTACTCAACGTTGTTCTCTTAGCCGTTTACTTCACATCGACTCGTCCTGTTTCCGGCGAGACTCATCACAATTTCAAGACTCGTCGAGGAGGTGCGTTGAGGATGATGCGAGAGAGGAAGAGTAAGAAGGCCAAGAAGACAAGGGTAGTGGAGGAACCAGCTTGTTCCGTTGTCGTGGAGCCTAAGGAAGTGATCAAGAACTGTATCGTGGAGGAGACGAGAAGTGTATGTCCCGAGTTCGAGGAAACTGTGAAAGATTGCTTGCTTCACAAGGATTCAGTAGACTCTCATGACAAAGAAGATGAATCTGAGCCAGGGAGGTTATCCAACGAGGAGCTGAACGAGAGAGTAGAGGCCTTCATCACAACGTTCAGGCAACATTTGGTACTTGATGCAAGAAGAGGTAGAGACAGAAAAACTAACCAGAAGATGCGAACAAAAGACTCTGACATTAGCATTTTAGGTCGGGAGGTCACTTGTTCTGTTTAA
- the LOC106401620 gene encoding inactive LRR receptor-like serine/threonine-protein kinase BIR2 — MEKIIPNPIKLLPLSIFIILLLCFSPPAMAADEDDIKCLKGIQTSLTDPQGILKSWNFANTTLGFLCNFVGVSCWNNQENRVINLELRDMGLSGRIPESLQYCGSLQKLDLSTNRLSGNIPRELCTWLPFLVSLDLSNNQLNGEIPPSLAECRFVNSLVLSENRLTGQIPVQLSSLGRLATFSVSNNDLTGRIPSFFASSAKYSSDDFAGNKGLCGRPLSSTCGGLSKKNLAIIVAAGVIGAAASMLLAFGVWWYYYGTRKRRTLNEEGVSTLAQRLISHKLVQVSLFQKPLVKVKLGDLMAATNGFSSENVIVTTRTGTTYKAVLPDGSALAVKHLSECKLGEKEFRYEMNRLWELRHPNLAPLLGFCVVEEERLLVYKYMSNGTLMSLLEGDEELDWLTRYRIGLGAARGLAWLHHGCRPSILHQNICSSVILVDEDFDARIVDSGLARLMVPSDNNESSFMTGDLGEFGYVAPEYSTTMLASLKGDVYGLGVVLLELATGVKALGKEGFKGSLVDWVKHLESSGRLADAIDEEIRGKGCDEEIIKFVEVACNCVASRPKERWSMFKAYQSLRAMAEKQGYSFTEQDEDFPLIFNTQENE; from the coding sequence ATGGAGAAGATCATCCCAAACCCCATAAAGCTTCTTCCTTTATCAAtcttcatcatcctcctcctctGTTTTTCTCCCCCCGCCATGGCTGCCGACGAAGACGACATAAAATGCTTAAAAGGAATCCAAACCTCCCTCACCGACCCTCAGGGAATCCTCAAATCATGGAACTTCGCCAACACAACCCTCGGCTTCCTCTGCAACTTCGTCGGCGTCTCGTGCTGGAACAACCAGGAGAACAGAGTCATCAACCTCGAGCTTCGAGACATGGGTTTATCCGGTCGGATCCCAGAGTCCTTACAGTACTGCGGGAGCTTGCAGAAGCTCGATCTGTCCACCAATCGCTTATCCGGTAACATCCCTCGAGAGCTCTGTACTTGGCTACCGTTCTTGGTCTCTCTCGATCTCTCCAACAACCAATTGAACGGCGAGATTCCTCCTAGTTTAGCTGAGTGCAGATTCGTAAACTCTTTGGTCCTCTCTGAGAATCGGTTAACCGGTCAAATCCCGGTTCAGTTATCCTCTCTAGGGAGGTTAGCGACGTTCTCCGTCTCCAACAACGACTTAACCGGTCGCATCCCTTCTTTCTTCGCCTCCTCGGCTAAGTACTCATCTGATGACTTTGCTGGGAATAAAGGTCTCTGCGGCCGTCCTTTGTCTTCAACCTGCGGAGGGTTAAGCAAGAAGAATCTTGCTATAATCGTTGCAGCTGGTGTGATCGGTGCCGCTGCTTCGATGCTGTTAGCGTTTGGCGTTTGGTGGTATTACTACGGTACGAGGAAGAGAAGGACTTTGAACGAGGAAGGAGTTAGTACCTTAGCGCAGAGGCTTATCAGCCATAAGCTTGTGCAGGTCTCTCTGTTCCAGAAGCCTCTGGTTAAGGTTAAGCTTGGTGACCTCATGGCCGCGACTAACGGTTTCAGCTCTGAGAATGTTATTGTTACCACTAGGACCGGGACCACGTACAAGGCGGTTCTCCCCGATGGGTCGGCGCTCGCGGTGAAGCATTTGAGCGAGTGTAAGCTCGGGGAGAAGGAGTTTAGGTACGAGATGAATCGGCTGTGGGAGCTGCGGCACCCTAACTTGGCTCCTCTTCTTGGCTTCTGCGTCGTGGAGGAGGAGAGGCTTCTTGTTTATAAGTACATGTCGAACGGTACGCTGATGAGTTTGCTGGAGGGTGATGAGGAATTGGATTGGTTAACTCGGTATAGGATCGGTTTGGGTGCGGCCAGGGGTTTGGCTTGGCTTCACCATGGGTGTAGGCCTTCGATACTCCACCAGAATATTTGTTCGAGTGTGATTCTCGTTGATGAAGATTTCGACGCGAGGATTGTAGATTCAGGGCTTGCTAGGCTTATGGTTCCTTCGGATAATAACGAGAGTAGTTTCATGACTGGTGACTTGGGTGAGTTTGGTTATGTAGCTCCAGAGTATTCCACCACAATGTTAGCTTCGTTAAAAGGTGATGTGTATGGACTTGGGGTTGTTCTTTTGGAGTTGGCTACAGGGGTGAAAGCTCTTGGTAAAGAAGGTTTTAAAGGGAGTTTGGTTGATTGGGTGAAGCATCTTGAGAGCTCGGGGAGACTCGCTGATGCAATTGATGAAGAGATTAGAGGGAAAGGGTGTGATGAAGAGATTATTAAGTTTGTTGAGGTTGCTTGTAACTGTGTGGCTTCAAGGCCTAAAGAGAGATGGTCTATGTTTAAGGCGTATCAGTCGCTTAGAGCTATGGCTGAGAAACAAGGCTACTCGTTTACAGAGCAAGATGAAGATTTCCCTTTGATTTTCAACACACAAGAGAATGAATGA
- the LOC106424560 gene encoding CLAVATA3/ESR (CLE)-related protein 25, with protein sequence MFCSVYSCVWLLSCRDIRCSMGGSGISALVRAVVSLVIIVFLLVGILANAAPSVPSTEKVKSLRFSGKDVNLFHVSKRKVPNGADPIHNRKETSRRPPRV encoded by the exons ATGTTCTGCTCAGTTTATTCTTGTGTTTGGTTGCTCAGCTGTAGGGACATACGTTGCAGTATGGGTGGAAGTGGCATTAGTGCTTTGGTTAGAGCTGTTGTGTCTCTTGTTATTATTGTgtttcttcttgttggtatcttAGCAAACGCTGCACCAAGTGTTCCATCAACAGAAAAGGTCAAGAGTTTGCGTTTTAGTGGTAAAGATGTGAATCTGTTTCATGTTAGCAAGCGGAAAGTTCCAAATGGAGCTGATCCTATCCACAACAG GAAAGAAACTTCAAGACGGCCACCACGAGTATGA
- the LOC106424550 gene encoding 60S acidic ribosomal protein P2-3, which yields MKVIAAFLLAKLAGNEKPTKNDLKNIFDSVGAEFDEAETDLLFSLVKDHDVAELIAAGREKMGALSSGGAGVAMVAGAGGDAPSAAEPAAETKKVEEEKEESDDGEGMMSLFD from the coding sequence atgaaggtGATCGCTGCTTTCCTACTCGCGAAGCTCGCCGGAAACGAGAAGCCGACCAAAAATGATCTGAAGAACATCTTCGATTCCGTTGGCGCTGAGTTCGACGAGGCGGAGACAGATCTGCTCTTTTCTCTCGTGAAGGATCACGACGTGGCCGAGCTGATCGCGGCTGGGAGGGAGAAGATGGGGGCGCTCTCGTCCGGTGGTGCAGGTGTCGCTATGGTGGCTGGAGCAGGAGGCGACGCTCCTTCGGCGGCTGAGCCAGCGGCGGAAACGAAGAAGGTTgaggaggagaaggaagagtcGGACGATGGTGAAGGCATGATGAGTCTTTTCGATTGA